From one Acidimicrobiia bacterium genomic stretch:
- the lepB gene encoding signal peptidase I, with translation MTSVPPGPEADSPTLHDATYLAPHGAVADTAPTPVTDDGSGRRRTSRRDRTKRLILEWVVLIAAALLIAFLIKTFLFQAFYIPSASMEPTLKVGDRVLVNKLSYDFHDVHRGDVVVFKAPPSAQSGNIQDLVKRVIGLPGETVTGRPDGSVYVNGRRLSEPYLVKGTPTDIRDVPPGCGRPADGSAGCVVPPGQVLVLGDNRTESKDGRVFGPIRESSIVGRVFVRIWPLGSFSFL, from the coding sequence GTGACGTCAGTGCCGCCGGGCCCCGAGGCCGACTCGCCGACCCTCCACGACGCCACCTACCTCGCCCCGCACGGAGCGGTCGCCGACACGGCGCCGACCCCGGTCACCGACGACGGGTCCGGACGTCGGCGGACCTCGCGGCGGGACCGGACGAAACGGCTCATCCTCGAGTGGGTCGTGCTCATCGCCGCCGCCCTGCTCATCGCGTTCCTCATCAAGACCTTCCTGTTCCAGGCGTTCTACATCCCGTCGGCGTCGATGGAGCCCACGCTGAAGGTGGGCGACCGGGTGCTCGTCAACAAGCTGAGCTACGACTTCCACGACGTGCACCGCGGCGACGTGGTGGTGTTCAAGGCGCCGCCGAGCGCACAGAGCGGCAACATCCAGGACCTCGTCAAGCGCGTCATCGGGCTCCCCGGCGAGACCGTCACCGGCCGCCCGGACGGCAGCGTCTACGTGAACGGGCGGCGGCTCTCCGAGCCTTACCTCGTGAAGGGCACCCCGACGGACATCCGGGACGTGCCGCCGGGCTGCGGGCGCCCGGCCGACGGGAGCGCGGGGTGTGTCGTCCCCCCCGGGCAGGTCCTCGTGCTCGGTGACAACCGGACGGAGTCGAAGGACGGCCGGGTGTTCGGCCCGATCCGGGAGTCCTCGATCGTCGGGCGGGTCTTCGTGCGCATCTGGCCGCTCGGCAGCTTCTCGTTCCTCTAG
- a CDS encoding WYL domain-containing transcriptional regulator codes for MSSTGRLERLVNLTATLLDTRRPLTLEELSDRLEPSYPAEKVARRRAFERDKETLRNLGVPVLTVPVDALTNELGYRIRPEDYYLADPGLTAPEQAALHVAVTAVRLEGGDADEGLQKLGGVEGAPAPVLAALEVTSGLAELFDAVARRRSVTFEYRGEARSLDPYGVVHRFGHWYVVGRDRDKDALRSFRVDRLDGPARAGPEREVEPPPDFDLAAALRADPLTYGDDEPVRARVRVDASRAAWVVDTLGEPAVVERGDDGSVVVELAVVNRDAFRSFVLGLLEHAEVLEPPELRADVVDWLRAAAG; via the coding sequence GTGAGCTCGACCGGGCGCCTCGAGCGGCTGGTGAACCTGACCGCCACGCTGCTCGACACGCGCCGTCCGCTCACCCTCGAGGAGCTGTCCGATCGCCTCGAGCCGTCGTACCCGGCGGAGAAGGTGGCGCGCCGTCGCGCCTTCGAGCGCGACAAGGAGACGCTCCGCAACCTCGGGGTCCCGGTCCTGACCGTGCCGGTCGACGCGCTGACGAACGAGCTCGGCTACCGGATCCGCCCCGAGGACTACTACCTCGCCGACCCTGGGCTCACCGCGCCGGAGCAGGCCGCGCTGCACGTGGCCGTCACCGCGGTTCGCCTCGAGGGCGGGGACGCCGACGAGGGGCTCCAGAAGCTCGGTGGCGTGGAGGGCGCGCCGGCACCGGTGCTGGCGGCGCTCGAGGTGACGAGCGGCCTCGCCGAGCTCTTCGACGCGGTCGCGAGGCGACGCAGCGTGACGTTCGAGTACCGGGGCGAGGCCCGGTCGCTCGATCCGTACGGCGTCGTGCACCGGTTCGGCCACTGGTACGTCGTCGGGCGCGACCGCGACAAGGACGCGCTCCGGTCCTTCCGCGTGGACCGGCTCGACGGACCGGCGCGAGCGGGGCCCGAGCGCGAGGTCGAGCCGCCCCCCGACTTCGACCTCGCCGCCGCGCTGCGGGCCGACCCGCTGACCTACGGGGACGACGAGCCCGTCCGGGCCCGGGTGCGCGTCGACGCGTCGCGGGCGGCCTGGGTCGTCGACACGCTCGGAGAGCCCGCGGTCGTCGAGCGGGGTGACGACGGCAGCGTCGTCGTCGAGCTGGCGGTCGTGAACCGGGACGCGTTCCGGTCCTTCGTCCTCGGGCTCCTCGAGCACGCCGAGGTCCTCGAGCCGCCCGAGCTGCGCGCGGACGTGGTCGACTGGCTGCGCGCCGCCGCCGGATGA
- the pafA gene encoding Pup--protein ligase, producing the protein MERRIFGLENEYGVTCTLRGQRRLSPDEVARYLFRRVVSWGRSSNVFLENGARLYLDVGSHPEYATPECDSIADLVVHDKAGERILEGLVRSAEQRLREEGIRGEVFLFKNNTDSAGNSYGCHENYLVEREGDFTKFTDVLIPFLVTRQVYAGAGKVLQTARGAMYCISQRAEHIWEGVSSATTRSRPIINTRDEPHADAERFRRLHVIVGDSNMSEYTTFLKVGTSSIMLRMLEEDPSPWRDLTLENPIRAIREISHDMTCRRRVRLANGRELSAVEVQAEYLNRALRFAKKRGLGPLEQQALDMWEHVMTHLENDPLKLRSEIDWVIKYHLLEAYRDRHDLPLTHPQVALVDLAYHDVTRARSLYYLLERRGQVDRTATDADIDDAVANPPQTTRARLRGSFIKRAKERKRDYTVDWVHLKLNDQAQRTVLCKDPFKARDERVERLIASL; encoded by the coding sequence GTGGAGCGCCGCATCTTCGGGCTCGAGAACGAGTACGGGGTCACGTGCACCCTGCGCGGGCAGCGGCGTCTGAGCCCGGACGAGGTCGCTCGGTACCTGTTCCGCCGGGTGGTCTCCTGGGGCCGCTCCAGCAACGTGTTCCTCGAGAACGGCGCCCGGCTCTACCTCGACGTCGGCAGCCACCCCGAGTACGCCACCCCCGAGTGCGACTCGATCGCCGACCTCGTCGTGCACGACAAGGCGGGGGAGCGCATCCTCGAGGGGCTGGTGCGGAGCGCCGAGCAGCGGCTCCGCGAGGAGGGGATCCGGGGCGAGGTCTTCCTCTTCAAGAACAACACCGACTCGGCGGGGAACTCGTACGGGTGCCACGAGAACTACCTGGTCGAGCGGGAGGGCGACTTCACGAAGTTCACGGACGTCCTGATCCCGTTCCTCGTGACCCGCCAGGTCTACGCCGGTGCCGGCAAGGTGCTGCAGACCGCGCGCGGGGCCATGTACTGCATCAGCCAGCGGGCCGAGCACATCTGGGAGGGGGTCTCGAGCGCCACGACCCGGTCCCGGCCGATCATCAACACCCGCGACGAGCCGCACGCCGACGCGGAGCGGTTCCGGCGGCTCCACGTCATCGTGGGCGATTCGAACATGAGCGAGTACACGACGTTCCTGAAGGTCGGGACCTCGTCGATCATGCTGCGCATGCTGGAGGAGGACCCGAGTCCGTGGCGTGACCTGACGCTCGAGAACCCGATCCGGGCGATCCGCGAGATCAGCCACGACATGACCTGTCGCCGACGGGTGCGGCTCGCGAACGGTCGCGAGCTCTCGGCGGTCGAGGTCCAGGCCGAGTACCTGAACCGGGCCCTGCGGTTCGCCAAGAAGCGAGGCCTGGGCCCTCTCGAGCAGCAGGCGCTCGACATGTGGGAGCACGTCATGACCCACCTCGAGAACGACCCGCTGAAGCTCCGGAGCGAGATCGACTGGGTGATCAAGTACCACCTGCTGGAGGCGTACCGCGACCGGCACGACCTGCCGCTCACGCACCCGCAGGTGGCGCTGGTGGACCTCGCCTACCACGACGTGACGCGCGCCCGCTCGCTCTACTACCTGCTGGAGCGGCGGGGGCAGGTCGACCGGACCGCGACCGACGCCGACATCGACGACGCGGTGGCGAACCCGCCCCAGACCACGCGGGCCCGCTTGCGCGGCTCGTTCATCAAGCGGGCGAAGGAGCGCAAGCGCGACTACACCGTGGACTGGGTGCACCTGAAGCTGAACGACCAGGCCCAGCGCACCGTCCTGTGCAAGGACCCGTTCAAGGCGCGTGACGAGCGCGTCGAGCGACTCATCGCGTCTCTCTAG
- a CDS encoding glycerophosphodiester phosphodiesterase, translating into MPPITFAHRGARFLHPENTIPAFRAGLDEGAAGLETDAWLSADGQVVLTHDAGVRGPLFGLWKLRVEESTAARLARHGVPRLVDLYDELGCDYELSVDLKDAQVVEPIIDVVRRAGVPARTWLCSPRFDELRDLRERAPDVRLVHSTVRRKLPASMERHAADVADAGLDAMNLHHTEWNKGLVSLFHRFDVRVFAWDVQEVRHLRAMLEDGVDAVYSDHVERMVAVVAEWANPTPD; encoded by the coding sequence GTGCCGCCGATCACCTTCGCCCACCGGGGCGCCCGCTTCCTCCACCCCGAGAACACGATCCCGGCCTTCCGCGCCGGCCTCGACGAGGGCGCGGCAGGGCTGGAGACCGACGCCTGGCTGAGCGCCGACGGGCAGGTCGTCCTGACCCACGACGCCGGGGTGCGCGGCCCGCTGTTCGGCCTCTGGAAGCTGCGGGTGGAGGAGTCGACGGCGGCCCGGCTCGCCCGTCACGGCGTCCCGCGGCTCGTCGACCTCTACGACGAGCTCGGCTGCGACTACGAGCTCTCGGTGGACCTCAAGGACGCCCAGGTCGTCGAGCCGATCATCGACGTCGTGCGACGGGCGGGCGTGCCGGCGCGCACGTGGCTGTGCTCACCGCGCTTCGACGAGCTGCGCGACCTCCGGGAGCGGGCCCCCGACGTGCGGCTCGTGCACTCGACGGTCCGCCGGAAGCTGCCGGCGTCGATGGAGCGGCACGCCGCCGATGTGGCCGACGCCGGTCTCGACGCCATGAACCTGCACCACACCGAGTGGAACAAGGGGCTGGTGTCGCTGTTCCACCGCTTCGACGTCCGCGTCTTCGCGTGGGACGTCCAGGAGGTGCGGCACCTGCGGGCGATGCTGGAGGACGGGGTGGACGCCGTGTACTCCGACCACGTCGAGCGCATGGTGGCGGTCGTGGCCGAGTGGGCGAACCCGACGCCCGACTAG
- a CDS encoding DUF2007 domain-containing protein, whose protein sequence is MARLTSISGSFGAHLVAARLQSEGIDVQLRGALGGPYGFNIGEMARVDVFVPADQLDDAELVMLATEVDAALAAPREWAGPDATRSRRWIAWVALALLLVAGLTPLLRMLAG, encoded by the coding sequence ATGGCTCGGCTCACGTCGATCAGCGGGTCCTTCGGGGCCCACCTCGTGGCGGCCCGCCTCCAGTCCGAGGGCATCGACGTCCAGCTGCGGGGCGCGCTCGGCGGTCCGTACGGGTTCAACATCGGCGAGATGGCCCGGGTGGACGTGTTCGTCCCCGCCGATCAGCTCGACGACGCCGAGCTCGTCATGCTCGCCACCGAGGTCGACGCCGCCCTGGCCGCCCCGCGCGAGTGGGCCGGTCCGGACGCGACCCGATCCCGCCGGTGGATCGCGTGGGTGGCGCTGGCCCTCCTCCTGGTGGCGGGGCTGACGCCGCTGCTGCGGATGCTCGCGGGCTAG
- a CDS encoding WYL domain-containing protein yields MTPPPAAARLRRLLAMVPWILTHPGTTIRELALRFDAPEAEVEADLELLPMCGLPPYTADRLIDVWVGEDGTVEIRLAEYFERPLRLTPSEGVALLAAGRSLLAVPGSDPAGPLATALDKLERALGAQGALAIDVGTGDHLERLTRAAEAGEQLELDYYSFARDEMTTRVVDPIRVFHALGAWYLAAYCHRAHADRLFRVDRVRAVRPTGARAETHADGDDEARTDLVYRPEPSDPRVTLRLDPAAAWVVESLPTEDARPRRGGGWDVVLAVSGPAFLERLLLQLGPAATVVGPPDAAAARAAAARRILARYERG; encoded by the coding sequence ATGACGCCGCCGCCCGCCGCCGCTCGCCTCCGCCGGCTGCTGGCGATGGTGCCGTGGATCCTCACCCACCCGGGCACCACGATCCGCGAGCTGGCCCTGCGCTTCGACGCCCCCGAGGCCGAGGTCGAGGCCGACCTCGAGCTCCTGCCGATGTGCGGCCTGCCGCCGTACACGGCCGATCGGCTCATCGACGTCTGGGTGGGCGAGGACGGCACGGTCGAGATCCGCCTGGCCGAGTACTTCGAGCGCCCGCTGCGCCTCACCCCGTCCGAGGGCGTCGCCCTCCTCGCCGCGGGACGGTCGCTGCTGGCGGTGCCCGGCTCGGACCCGGCCGGCCCGCTGGCGACCGCCCTCGACAAGCTCGAGCGGGCGCTCGGCGCCCAGGGGGCGCTGGCGATCGATGTCGGCACCGGCGACCACCTCGAGCGGCTGACGCGGGCCGCCGAGGCGGGGGAGCAGCTCGAGCTCGACTACTACTCGTTCGCGCGTGACGAGATGACGACCCGGGTCGTCGACCCGATCCGCGTCTTCCACGCCCTCGGCGCCTGGTACCTCGCCGCCTACTGCCACCGGGCGCACGCCGACCGCCTGTTCCGGGTCGACCGGGTCCGTGCCGTCCGTCCGACCGGGGCCCGCGCCGAGACGCACGCCGACGGTGACGACGAGGCGCGCACCGACCTCGTCTACCGACCCGAGCCGTCGGACCCCCGCGTCACGCTGCGCCTCGATCCGGCCGCGGCGTGGGTAGTCGAGAGCCTGCCGACCGAGGACGCCCGGCCGCGACGCGGCGGGGGATGGGACGTCGTGCTGGCCGTCAGCGGGCCCGCGTTCCTCGAGCGGCTGCTCCTGCAGCTCGGGCCGGCGGCGACCGTCGTCGGACCACCCGACGCCGCGGCCGCGCGCGCCGCCGCGGCCCGGCGGATCCTCGCCCGGTACGAGCGGGGCTGA